The Pseudoalteromonas carrageenovora IAM 12662 DNA window GTAACCGCAGGTTTAGCATTGGCTATTAATCGTGGTGTAGAAAAACGCATTAAACTATTTTTATGTTGTGCAGAGAACTTAATCTCTGGTCATGCATACAAGTTAGGCGATATTTTAACTTACAAAAACGGTACAACTGTTGAAATTGTAAATACCGATGCTGAAGGACGATTAGTACTTGCCGATGGCTTAATGGCTGCAGGCGAAACGGGTGCACCATTAATTATTGATGCCGCTACGTTAACGGGCGCTGCACTTGTTGCTGTTGGCCAAGAGTACAACGCTTTATTTGCACTTGATAAAGAACTAGTTCGTGAAGTAGAAGATTTTGCGTCTCAAGAAATGGAAGCAGCATGGCCATTACCTCTTGAAAAATGGCACCAGCAAAATTGCCCATCACCATACGCTGATACGGCTAATAGCCGTGCTCAAAAAGGTGGCGGTTACGGCGGCGCATCAAACGCGGCAGGCTTTTTATCACGCTTTGTACCAAACGATGGTAAAGGTTGGGTACACATAGATTTAGCTGCTGCATTTAATATGGGCAGCACCAGTCAATGGGCTGCGGGTGCAACAACTCAAGGCATGAGAACAGTTGCCCGTACATTGTTAGAAAAAGCTTAATAATACGTAAAATAGGCTTTTAATACTTTAAATAGGCACCCTTTGGTGCCTAATTTATTATTTACAGACAAGCAATTTTTTTTTATTTGCGGTAAAATCCTGCGCCAATACCTGTTTGAGTGTTTATTTATTGGCTAAAGAGCCTTCACTCAAATGTTATACTCACCACTGGGGTTCTAACTATGTCAGATAAGTGCTACATCACAGCTCAACAGCTACTTGAAGATTCATTCCGCGTAGCGGCACAAGTTTATAAAGACGGCTTTCGTCCAGACTTTATTATTGGTATTTGGCGAGGTGGTGCACCAATCGGTATTGCTGTGCAAGAATATTACGATTACAAAGGTATTGAAACCGACCATATTGCGGTTCGTACTTCGTCTTATTACGGCATTGGTAAACAATCAAAAGAAATTAAAGTACACGGTTTACACTACATTGTAGAAAACGCCAATGCGGGTGACTCGTTACTAATTGTTGATGATGTATTTGACTCAGGCCGCAGTATTGTCGCTCTTAAAGAAAAGCTTTCTGAGTTAATGCGTTTAAACCTACCTAGCGACATTCGTATTGCGTGCCCGTACTACAAACCTAAAAACTCAAAAGTAGATACTATTCCAGATTACTACATTCATGAATCGGAAGAGTGGTTAGTGTTCCCGCATGAGTTATCGGGTTTAACGCCTGATGAAATCATTGAAGGTAAATCAGACCTTGCAAAGATTCACGATATCTTACTAGAAAAGTAATATGTAATTTATCCATAAAAAAAGGCCGTTGAGGCCTTTTTTTATGAGAAAATTTTAAACAACTTAAAGTTGAGCAAAGCTATCAACATATTCGCTAAGTTTGGGAATGTCGACCGCCTGCAAACCATGAGTACTTCTTTGCACTAGATCTTTTTCAACGAGTTCAGTCACAACGCGTCTGTAAGCTCGCTCAGTGGTTGCAAAGCGTTCGGCTTCGGCATTCACTGTAGGGTAAGCTCTTAGAAGCGTAGGGTTGTTGTTCTCGGCTCTTAATAAGCAATCCTTAGCTATGTTGTAGCTCAGGGGTAGTAATAACTTATCTAAATTGATTTTTTGGTTTTCCTGAAACTTAGCCGCGATAGTTTGTGCTGTGTATAAGCTAAGTTCTGGCTTTTCGAGTAGTAGTGCTCGCCAATGTCGTAATTCAATTAAGTTATAGGTTACGTCACTAAAACACGTAACAGTATAAATACACGGGTTATTGTTAAGCGCTTCTATTTCGCCTATCAACGTATTGTTGCAATCCAATTGACCTAACAGCAGGCGGCGTCCGTTGCCTACATCGTAACTAAACGACACAGTGCCACTGCGTACAAGCACAAGCTTGCTTAAAGGCTGATCTTGGTGGATCAGCACTTCTTTTTTTGATTGCTGATAACTACTACCCGCAAAGGTAAGAAGTTGTTCAACAAGGTAACTAGAAAAATGGTATTGAAACATCAATATGCTCTTCGGACAATTGTCCTATTTATTACACCCTAATGACGTTAACATTAAAGCTCTAAGAATTTACGCTAACTTGCAATTACATCTAGCCTTGCTAGATGTATTATTTTACCTTCATTTCCCGTGTAATGATTTAGGAAGTTGTTGGCAACCACCAGCAAACTTTTTTGGGTTTTTATGCAAGTTAGCTTTTTTATTTAACACTTTGCAATACTTATAAGTGCCATAAGTTAGCAGTAATGTAATGCTAACCTAAAGCCTAGGAGAGAACAATTGAGTTGGGAATATTTAGGTTATATTGCATCAGCTTTATTGGTTGCATCGTTAACAATGACCGATGTAGTTAAACTGCGTTGGTATAATATGTTTGGCTGTATTGTTTTTACAGCTTATGGTGTGGCAATTAACGCCGTACCTGTCATTTTCACTAATGGCTTACTTGCGCTAGTAAACATGTATCATATTATTAAATTATATCGCCAGCCAAAAGTAGTTCAGGCAAAAAGCTAAACTATTCGGTGGTACTAAAAAGGGTTAACGTGAGTTAACCCTTTTTTTGTTTTATTTATCGTTAACTTCTTTTTTGTACTTAAGCTTACCGGCAACCCATGTTTGTAATACATGAGTGCTATAAATTTCTTCAACGGGTACTTTAAAGTAGTCTTTGTCTATTAAAATAAAGTCAGCCCATTTACCTTTCTCTAAGCTGCCAACTTTAAACTCTTGATGTGCCGCATAAGCACCGCCTAGCGTGAACGCACGTAATGCATCTTCCCTATTAAGTACTTCACTTGCACGCCAGCCGTTTTCAGGCAATTTATTATGATCCATCCGTGTAATAGCTGAATACAGGCCATCAAATGGGTTTGCCAGTTCTACAGGATAATCAGACCCTGCAGCCACTACCGAACCTTGTTTTAAAAATGTTTGCCAAGCATAAGCACCGCTTAGTTGTTTGTCAGTTAAACGCTGCTCTGCCATGTGCATATCTGAAGTAGCATGAACAGGTTGCATAGATGGAATTATTTTCAATGCTTTGAAGCGAGGAATATCGTCAGGCTTTACAATTTGCGCGTGCTCTATTCGGTTTCGAAGAAGTATTCCGCCAGTTTTTTTAAATACATTTTGATAGGCATCAAGAACTACCTTATTTGCTTTATCACCAATAGCGTGCGTATTTGCGCTAAAGCCGCTTTTAAAGCTTTGAGTAAAAATAGACTCGAGCTTTTGCTGTGTTTCAAGCATTAAACCATGATGACCTGATCTGTCTGCATATTCTTCAATAAGGGCAGCACCACGAGATCCTAATGCGCCATCGGCATATACTTTAACACTACGAATTTCCATAAAGTCATTTTTGTCATGGTAGCGGCCTGCTTTTAGCATTTCTTCTAAATCTGGACTTGCACCGCTTAACATAGCCACAATTCTAAGTGGTAAATTACCTAAGTCGCCACGTTCTTTGTAAACTTGCCATGTGGTTTTATCAATACCTGCATCGTGTGTTGAGGTAATGCCTAAGCTTAATAAGTGCTTGCCGGCTGCATCTAGTGAATTACTAATATCTTCTTTTGAAGGAGCTGGCATATGTTTTGTAATTAGCGCTTCGGCTTTATCAACAAATATGCCAGTAGGATTGCCAAACTCATCTTTTATTATTTCACCGCCTTCAGGCGCTTCGGTTGTGGCGGTTATGCCTGCAAGTTCAAGCGCTTTACTATTTACCCAAATAGCGTGGCTGTCAACGCGTGAAAGTACAACAGGGCGGTCGTTAACTATTTTATCTAAGTCTTTGGCGCTTGGAAAGCGGGTATCGCTCCAAAGCTCTTGGTTCCAGCCTCGGCCTACAATCCAGCCTTGTTTATCTTTAGCAAACACTTTTAATTTTGAAGTAACGTCATCAACCGATTTTGTACCTCGTACATCTAATTGCGATAAGTTGTCGCCAAGGCCAATTACATGGCCGTGCGCGTCAATCAAACCAGGTAGCAAGGTGTTGCCATGTGCATCAATTAGTTTCGCATTAGGGAAGCTATTTTTAAGGGCATCTCCGCCTAGGTTTATTACCTTACCATTTTTAATAACAAGGGTAGAAAATTGCTGTACTTCACCTTTGTATAAAGGTGTGTAGCCGTTTGCGTTGTATATAACTTTGGTTTGAGCAATAGCGTGGCACGAATTAGCTAATATGGTTGCTAGTAGCAGTGGTTTTATCAATGTTTTGAGTTGCATAAGGTATTATTTTTTATTGTTTGTGCGTTAACACTAGCAAACCAAAATTTATAATACCAATGTGAGAGGTGAGTAATACCATATTATTTTTTGGTTGCGTATTAGGTAATTTATGTGAATACTACCTAGTATTAACGATTTATTAACGCATAAGGAGTTGCTATGAAAGCTCTATACTTTATATTTCCAATGACTGCCTTACTTAGTGCATGCAGTTCAACTACAGATTCTTCGGAAGATATATCTAAGCTTAATTATTTAGACTTATCTACTCCAGAATTACGTGATACAGAAAAAGAATACTGGCTAAACAAAAAAAGGGTAGAGCCAATCTATCCGGCTAAAGCCGCTAAAAAAGGCATTACAGGGTGTGTCGAGCTTGTGACAGTCATTAATTCACAAGGTAAAGCGCAAGGTTATAAGGTCATTTCTTCATACCCAGAAGGTGTGTTTGATCAAAGCTCTCTTAAAGCTGTCAAGTTGTGGCGTTGGAAGGCTGCCCCTCAAAATACAAATAAGCAACCAGTACTAACAAATATTAGACTGGATTATTCACTCACGCCAAAGCCGACAGGCGAAGAGTATCTAAAAAATTGTCCTGCTCGTAAGTTTTATTACTAACCATAATAAATTTCAGGCTAGGCAATAACCTAGCCATAACTTTTGAATTATTACTTACTTGCATATATGCCGTATTCGCTAAGTGAAAGTCGGCTGTCTTTGTCTTTATCGTAGCTTGCAAAACGTGACCATAAGGCGGGATCTATTGCAGTTTCTGCTCGAGATAAAAAGCCATTTTTGTTTCTATCTAATTTTTTAAATTGCTCTGCAATATTGTTGTTGGCTGCAAAGGTAGCTGCGCTAAAAATACTAAACGCGAAGAGCGCCATATAGCTTATGTTTTTCATACAAATCACTTAGTAGAGGTTATTGGTGAGATAATTTTTAAATTCGACTAACGAAATTTGGTTATCTTGGTTCTTGTCCCACATCACAAACGTGCTCAAAAGTTGCGGTTGAGGTTCAAGTTCATCTTGGGTTAGGTAGCCACTTTTATTGCTATCGAGATGATCAAAGCGTTGTTTTACATCAAGTGCAGCGGCATTAAAGCTAAAAAGCAAAAATAGGCTTGATACAAATGTAAGTATCTTCATGGTATTCCTTCCAAAAGATGTGTTTAAAATGAGCTATTAAAATAGTGAAAAAGCACTTGCCGTAATTTAACTCCCAACATTAAATCCGTTTACACACTCCCTCAGGGATTATGGCAAATGCTTTTAATTCAACTTTACCTGTAACAAGCTTAAATAAAACTTAACTAAAGCGAGTTATGGCTTAAAACTTTCAAATTCCTTTTTTGAAATCTTTTCATCGTCATCTTCATCTAAATCAGAAAATTGTCTCATTACTTCTTTGTCTTGCTTTGCTTCAGCAAGTGTAATTTGTCCGTCCATGTCTTTATCTAAATGAGCAAAGCGAACATGCATTGGCGACGCCAATACGGTTGCGCTAATGGCTAAAAACATTAACGAAAAAGCGGCTATAAGTTGTTTCATAATCACATTCCTTATTTAATGAGTTATTGAATGAACTTTTTGAATTCGTTTAGCGACAACTGACCATCTTGGTTGGTGTCGATTTGCGAAAAATTCTCATGAAGCACTGCGTCTTCACCAGCTTCGGCTTCACTTAAAGTACCGTTGCTGTCTTTATCTAGTTCATTAAAAGTGGCTTGAACGTCCATTGCCAAGGCGCTTGCGCTTAAAAAGCCTAAAGCAGCTAATGATGAGATCACTAAAAAGCGGTTGTTCATAATTATTTCCTTATTAAATAAATTTAGATTAGCTACTACAAAAACAATGCCAATATTTATTTTTGTTAATAATCAATTGCTTATTTGTTTTTTGATCTTAAGGTAAGAAATTTTTACAGAGCTTTGTGTGATTTTTGCAACACTTTTAACTGCATTGCTTTGTATGGCTACTATATCAATAGCTTACGTTGTTGCCATTTGGCAACAGTTAAGGCGTAATAGGGCTTGAACGTATTAAATATAATTACTGATTCAGCTAGTGTATAAGGTAAAAGCCTGATAATAGATACTAAAAAGCAAAGGACTAAACACAATGCCTGCAACTATGGCTAAAAAGTACCATGCATTACTTAATTGGCGCCCTAACTTAATCGGACAGTTTGTAATAAGTATGTTGTTATCTTTATTACCACTTTCGTTAGTGGTAATTGTGTTTTTAAATGCACTTAATAAACAACTCGCCGTTACTCAGCAAATAGTCAGTGACAATTATCACGTTACCAAATCATTCAATACTTTAAAGCAAGAGCTCAATAGTTTAGAGCGTGCGACTCGGCAAAACTGGGTTTTAAAAAGTGAATCTCTTGATAATCTAATTGTAGATAAATGGCAAACATCGCTGCAAAGTATTGATGAGTTAACCCAATTTAGCTCATCAGCCGATTACAACGCTAATTGGCAACGCTTAGCACACACCTTACAAACTGCTCATACTCAATTAGTAGAAGAAAAACAGCAGCAAGCAGATTTATTTTTACCTATTAGTGACTTAGTTGCAGAGCTGACCATATGGCTTCGCGACGTAAATGCAGAGCAAATAAAGAACAATCAAAATGAGCTTTCTTCATTGCAGTCTTCATTTATAAATTGGCTGGTGGCACTTATTCCGCTAACTCTAATTGTGGGCGGCGGTTTTTTATGGCGTATTAGTAAGCGCCTTAAAGGCTTAACTTCAGTAATCGATAAATTAGGGCAAGGGCATTGGCAGCAAAAAATAGCCGTTCATGGCTCAGCAGAGTTAGTTGAACTTGGTAATAAGCTGCAGTGGGTGCAAGAGCAGCTGCATGTACTTGAACAGCAAAAAGACACTTTTTTACGCCATGTAACACATGAGCTAAAAACACCGCTTGCTTCAATGGTCGAAGGAACTGACCTTTTAAGTGATGAAATTGTCGGCCCTATAACCGACGAGCAAAAAGCAGTACTTGAACTGATTAGTCAGTCAATGGTGCGTCTGCGAACCATGATTGATAGCCTACTTAGTTACAATGCAATTCGTACCAGCAAAGATAGTTTAAGTGAAGTAGAGTTTAGCTATTTAATTAACAAAATTAATAGTCATTTTGAACATCGTTTAAGTGCCCGAAATCAAGCACTTCAGTGGCAAAATAACTTACCAAATAAACCGCTTGCTTTGCCTAGTGAATTAATAGAAATGATTTTAATACAGCTTATTTCAAATGGCTTAAAGTTTTCAGAGCAAGGGCAGCACGTAGCTATAGATTTAGCGCTTGAGCAAAGCCAGCTAAATATAAAAGTGATAGACCATGGCTGCGGTATTAAAGAGCAAGAAAAAACACAGATTTTCGGCGCATTTTACCAAGGTAAACATAATAAAGATGTTACGCTGCAAGGCAGTGGCTTAGGTTTAACCATAGTTAAAGAGTCAGTAGAGCAGTTAAGGGGTAAATTAAGCGTTGAGCATAATGAGCCTCATGGTTGCCAATTTTTAATAAAAATTCCCATAACAATAAATCAAGGAGTTAACTAGCATGCGCTCGCGTTTAATGGCTATTTTATGTGTGCTGAGCAGTACTATTATTTTATCTGGGTGTGAAACAAATAACGCACAACAACAAAGTGTGGTGTCCTCGCCTGCGCCAGTAGTTGATACCACCACAACAACAAAAAATAAAAGCACACTGCCTAGCCCAAAAGCACGCCCTAAAAGCGAACCAACCTATCCACCTGCAGAGCAAGTTATTGCTTGGCATGCTAATCAATGTGGCGGATTTAAAGTTGCGCCGGTTAAGCAAGCTTACTTAGGTGAGACAGAACTTAAACACTTTTTTAAATACATGTGCTTAAACGTAAATACTGATCCTAATGCGGTTATGAGTAAATTACTAAAGCTCGATTTAGCTTACTTTTGGCCTGACGATATAAAGCAATATTTATGGCTGCAAAAGCAGCAAGTAACAATGCAAATAAATGCTAAAAAAGAGCAACAAGCACTAAATGATAAAATGCAAGAAACCCTCTCGTCATTAGCAACTATAGAGCAGCAACTTTTATTGCGCGAAGATACCAAGGAGCAGTAATTATGGCCGAACAAAAGCCGCAAGGCGCAAAAGTATTATTAGTTGATGACGACGCCAGCTTATTAAAATTACTGGCTATTCGTATCGAGTCTAAAGGCTATGAAGTAACTACTTGCGAAAGTGGTATTACGGCACTGCAAATACTCAAAAACCAAGTGTTTGATGCGGTAATAACCGACTTGCGCATGGATGAAATGGATGGCATGACACTACATCGCCAACTGCAAAGCCGCTACCCAGCATTGCCCGTTATTATGATGACAGCTCATGGCTCTATTCCTGATGCGGTTGAAGCCACTAAACAAGGTATTTTTGCTTTTATAACAAAACCAGTAGATAAAGACGAGCTATTCGACAGCCTTGCAAAAGCTATAGAAATACATGGCGTTAACGCCGATGAAGTTATTCCAAAAAGTAATATTGTGACACGCAGCGGGGCTATGCTGCATTTGCTTGAGCAAGTAAAATTACTTGGGCCAACACAAGTTAATGTGCTGATCTCTGGTGCAAGCGGTACAGGTAAAGAGCTACTTGCACAGGCGATTCACCAACATAGTCATGTAAGCGAAGGGCCATTTGTGGCTATTAACTGCGGCGCTGTACCAGGGGAACTTTTAGAGTCTGAATTATTTGGCCATAAAAAAGGCTCATTTACAGGCGCTGTGAAAGATCACCAAGGTTTGTTTCAACAAGCGCAGGGCGGCACGTTATTTTTAGATGAAATTGGTGATATGCCACTTAACTTACAAGTTAAGTTACTGCGAGTACTTCAAGAAAAAACCATTCGGCCGGTGGGTTTTCAAGAAGAAATTCCTATTGATGTGCGAATCGTGTCTGCAACTCATAAAAACTTACCGGATGCGATTTTAAATCAGCAATTTAGGGAAGATTTATATTATCGCTTAAATGTTGTTAACTTAAAACTACCGCCACTTTATGAGCGCCGTGAAGACATAAGCTTACTTGCACAGCATTTTAGCGCAAGTATTGCCAAACGTATGAATCAAAGCGAAAAACGTTTTGCAAGCGATGCCATGCATGCACTTGTACGCTTCGATTGGCCAGGTAATATTCGCCAATTGCAAAACGTAGTAGAGCAAGTTGTTGCATTAACGCCAAGCGAAGTAATATCAGAACATTTAGTGTTGGCAGCCCTTAATAGTAACGAAAAAAATGTAGAGCCGTTATCACTTAACGACGCTAAAAAAGAGTTTGAACGCGACTACGTAATCAATACTTTAAAAATGGCCGGTGGCAATGTAGCCGAAGGCGCAAAGCTTGCTAAACGTAACCGTTCAGACTTTTATAAACTGATTAAAAAACACAATATTGATGTAGATAATTTATAAAGGTAAGCAAATGCAGTTATTTATGGTGTATTTAGGTGGGCGAATCCAAGGTTGCCACATAGAAATGCACGATATTCGCTTTGTAGTAGGGGAGAATATAGATCAAACCTACTCAAAGTTAAAAAGCCAATGGGTGGGCGATAAAAGTAGCGTCCATATGGATAGCTTTATGGCTATAAACCATATTGATGGCTTTAAAGTAGAAGTAGTTAATACCTATGTTGAGCAAAATAAGCAGCTTTATTTTGTTAATTTAGGCGCTTATAGAAGTGACTCTATGGCTGAGCAACACGACTTTGCACTGTATGTTGCAAGTAGTAGCAATGAGGCCAAACAACGTGCTAAAAGAGATTTGCTCGCAGGCCTTAGCCATATTCATAAAGATGATTTACACGATGTGGATGACTGCTTTGCCATTGACCTACTCGACAGCCAATTAAATATTAAACTGACCCCAAGCGGGCAAGCTCAAACAATAAAGCCAGACTGGTTTGGCTACCATGTACTTTAAATCAGCAAAGCAGGACTAAGAGTCCTGCTCGCTTTGCTCATCTTTTTCGTTTTTAGCTGCCATTTTAAATGCCACAATAACTAATCCAAACATTGCAAATGGCAGTGCTGCCAACATGTACTCAACCAAGTTGCTGTCTTGAAAGTTTGCTTGCAGTAAAAAATGACCCGCCACGCACATTAAAATAACCACTAATAAAATGGGGAGTAACATAAGTTCTTTTTTTGATGAATGGTTTTTCATTGAATGTGAGGCTGCAACTTAAAAATAATGCGCCATTGTAATGAGCTTACTCGAGCTTGGCAAACGCCGCAGAATTTTTTAAATAATGATATGATTAGTGTCAAACAATTGGGCAAGTGTTATTGGGAATAAAGTGAAAAGTAGCTTAAATAAGGTGTATCTTGTTGGCGGCGCAGTGCGCGATCAACTACTAAACATAGAATCAAAAGACAACGACTACGTAGTGATAGGTGAGACGCCACAAACTATGGAGACACTTGGTTTTGTGCCAATAGGTAGCGACTTTCCAGTTTATTTACACCCAAAAACAAAAGAAGAATATGCACTGGGCCGTACTGAGCGAAAAAGCGGTAAAGGCTATACCGGCTTTGTGGTTGATGCCAGCCCAAATGTAACCCTTGAAGAAGATTTAGCAAGGCGCGATTTAACCATTAACTCAATGGCACTTGACGAAAATGGCAGCATTATTGATCCATTTAATGGCCAAAGTGATTTACAAAACAAAATATTGCGCCACACCACACAAGCATTTGTAGAAGACCCTGTACGTGTATTACGCATTGCGCGTTTTTTGGCGCGCTATGGCAGCCAGTGGAGTATTCATCCAAGTACTTATGCATTAATGCGAGAGCTTAAAAATAAAGGTGAGCTTAATCATTTAGTGCCCGAACGCGTATGGCTTGAAACCGAAAAGGCCCTTGGCGAAAAACACCCAGAACTTTATTTTAAAGCATTGCATGGCTTAGGTATTTTTCCGGAAATAGAGGGAATGGAGGGTGTGCCGCAGCCAGCGAATCATCATCCAGAAGGCGATGTATTTATACATACCATGCTGGTTTTAAGGCGCGCTGCCGATTTGAATTTTAACCTTGAGACTCGTTTTGCTGCACTTACCCATGATTTTGGTAAAGCATTGAGTTTTAAAAAGCGCGGTAATTTACGTGGCCATGAGCGCGAAGGTGTAACTGTAGTTGAAGAATTTTGTGAGCGTTTAAAAGTACCCAACCGATTTCGTGATATTGGTGTTCTCACTAGCGACAATCATACTTTGTGTCACACGGTTGATCAGTTAAGGGCGCAAACTATTCATAAGTTAATCGTGACTAATTTAAACGCACTTGTGCACCCTGAGCGATTTATTGCATTTACTCAAGCTTGCCAATGCGATGCGCAAGGGCGCGGAGAAGCACTTGTTGATAAGCCATACCCGCAAGCAACTAAGCTGCGAGCAATTTTTAGCGAACTACAAAAAATGGATAAAAAGCAGATAGTGCAAAATGCACTTAAAAATGGCAAAAAAGGCCCAGAAATAGGCGAAGAGGTAAAGCTGGCAGAAATAAACTGTATAAAATCATTTTTACAAAATGAAAAACATGAAACGCGAGTGCTTTAATTATCTAAACTAAATACTGCGATATACCTTGGTTTTTAGCTGTTTCGGGTTTTCTTAAGTCTTTGTAATTAGCACTTTTTGGCTTAACGTTTTCAGATTCAGGCTTTTTAGAGGGCCTGTATAAGTCAAAAATAAAATCTAGTTCTTCACGCTCTAGTGATGGTTTCATGGGTAATCCTTAAATTTAATACTTTAATATGATGTAGGGTATGGTCATTCGACTGAATTAAAAGTGAATAGTTACATTTGAAGTTGTACTAAATTGTAATCGGTGTGCAAAAAATAAGGACGGCTTATAAAATAGCCGCCCTTATATGTATATCATCCTTGCAGCGGGAGGGTTACTTTAAATATTACGCCATCCCTCTGTTCGTTGTTTTGCGCAGTTACGCTGCCTTTATGGTAGTCACACACCAGCCTTACAATATAAAGCCCTAAACCTAAATGTGGTTGTTGCTGCATTTGCTGGCTTCGTACTGACACCATAGAATCAAAAATATGCTCAGTTAGCCCCTCTGGTAAGGCGGGGCCTATGTTACTTACCACTAATATGGCTTTATTTTCGCTCTGCTTAATACTTACATTAATAGCCGTATTTGCTTCACTGAACTCCAACGCATTATTAATTAGCTTATCTAGCAGTTGCGCAATAAACTCAGGAGCTCCTTGCATGGGCAGTGGGCTTTGGCATATATCGAGCTTAAACAATTGTTCAGGGTAGGTAAGTTGATAGCCTTGCATGCAGCCACTTATTACCTTTTGTAAATCAAATGGCTCGGGCTCATTACTTTGAATACTTTGTTCAAGGCGTGTGGCCTCGCTCATGGTGGTAATTATTTTACCTAAACGTTCAACGCCTTCGCTGGCACGCTCTAGGTATTTTTGGCTAAGCTCGTTTTGTGGCAAACTTTGTAAGTTTTCAAGTGATGAGCGCACCACGGCAACCGGTGTACGTAGCTCGTGCGATAACCTCGACGACATATTTTCTAAGTAGTCGGTATACCCTCCAAGTCGACTAACAATGTTTGAAAAACTACGAGAGAGGTCACCAATTTCATCATTAGCATCGCTGTAATTAATGCTGCCGGTTATACGGCCTTGGGCGTCAATTGCTTGCTCTGCGGTATCACGCAATCGCCTAATGCGGTTCGATATTCGAGAGGCAAAAAAGAACAAGGTTACGGTGCCTATGAGCATCACCGCTAAAATAACGTTAAAGAGTTTTTCGAGCGATTTATTACGTAGCGTGCGTACGCCATTTGTGGTTTCCTCAGCAATTACTGCGCCTATGACTTTATCGTCAATCCAAATAGGGTATGCTGCCGATAAAATAACGGCTTTGCTATCAGGCGTTAATCGCCACGATGATGCCGGCTGGCCTTTTAAGGCCTTTGCCAAATGGGTGCCTTGCATTGATGCTACATCGTGTAGGGTGTCTAAAAATTCGTTTTCTGGGCGGGTTAAAATTTTATAATACAATGGGTGTAAATAGCTTTGCTCAAAGCGCTGCCACCACGTTTTTGGTGCTTGATTTTTAAGGCCATCGGCCCATACGCCATCGGCATTTTGAATTGTTCCCGATTGTGCTAACACACGGTGGTGGTTGTCGACCACCCAAATACGGCTGCCACTGTGGCCCATACCTTTTAAAATGCGGTTAATTTCCGGAGACGGTACAAGC harbors:
- a CDS encoding phosphoribosyltransferase; translation: MSDKCYITAQQLLEDSFRVAAQVYKDGFRPDFIIGIWRGGAPIGIAVQEYYDYKGIETDHIAVRTSSYYGIGKQSKEIKVHGLHYIVENANAGDSLLIVDDVFDSGRSIVALKEKLSELMRLNLPSDIRIACPYYKPKNSKVDTIPDYYIHESEEWLVFPHELSGLTPDEIIEGKSDLAKIHDILLEK
- a CDS encoding Crp/Fnr family transcriptional regulator, producing MFQYHFSSYLVEQLLTFAGSSYQQSKKEVLIHQDQPLSKLVLVRSGTVSFSYDVGNGRRLLLGQLDCNNTLIGEIEALNNNPCIYTVTCFSDVTYNLIELRHWRALLLEKPELSLYTAQTIAAKFQENQKINLDKLLLPLSYNIAKDCLLRAENNNPTLLRAYPTVNAEAERFATTERAYRRVVTELVEKDLVQRSTHGLQAVDIPKLSEYVDSFAQL
- a CDS encoding YgjV family protein, whose translation is MSWEYLGYIASALLVASLTMTDVVKLRWYNMFGCIVFTAYGVAINAVPVIFTNGLLALVNMYHIIKLYRQPKVVQAKS
- a CDS encoding amidohydrolase, translated to MQLKTLIKPLLLATILANSCHAIAQTKVIYNANGYTPLYKGEVQQFSTLVIKNGKVINLGGDALKNSFPNAKLIDAHGNTLLPGLIDAHGHVIGLGDNLSQLDVRGTKSVDDVTSKLKVFAKDKQGWIVGRGWNQELWSDTRFPSAKDLDKIVNDRPVVLSRVDSHAIWVNSKALELAGITATTEAPEGGEIIKDEFGNPTGIFVDKAEALITKHMPAPSKEDISNSLDAAGKHLLSLGITSTHDAGIDKTTWQVYKERGDLGNLPLRIVAMLSGASPDLEEMLKAGRYHDKNDFMEIRSVKVYADGALGSRGAALIEEYADRSGHHGLMLETQQKLESIFTQSFKSGFSANTHAIGDKANKVVLDAYQNVFKKTGGILLRNRIEHAQIVKPDDIPRFKALKIIPSMQPVHATSDMHMAEQRLTDKQLSGAYAWQTFLKQGSVVAAGSDYPVELANPFDGLYSAITRMDHNKLPENGWRASEVLNREDALRAFTLGGAYAAHQEFKVGSLEKGKWADFILIDKDYFKVPVEEIYSTHVLQTWVAGKLKYKKEVNDK
- a CDS encoding energy transducer TonB, which codes for MKALYFIFPMTALLSACSSTTDSSEDISKLNYLDLSTPELRDTEKEYWLNKKRVEPIYPAKAAKKGITGCVELVTVINSQGKAQGYKVISSYPEGVFDQSSLKAVKLWRWKAAPQNTNKQPVLTNIRLDYSLTPKPTGEEYLKNCPARKFYY
- a CDS encoding EF-hand domain-containing protein; its protein translation is MKNISYMALFAFSIFSAATFAANNNIAEQFKKLDRNKNGFLSRAETAIDPALWSRFASYDKDKDSRLSLSEYGIYASK
- a CDS encoding EF-hand domain-containing protein, encoding MKILTFVSSLFLLFSFNAAALDVKQRFDHLDSNKSGYLTQDELEPQPQLLSTFVMWDKNQDNQISLVEFKNYLTNNLY
- a CDS encoding EF-hand domain-containing protein, with the translated sequence MKQLIAAFSLMFLAISATVLASPMHVRFAHLDKDMDGQITLAEAKQDKEVMRQFSDLDEDDDEKISKKEFESFKP
- a CDS encoding EF-hand domain-containing protein, with amino-acid sequence MNNRFLVISSLAALGFLSASALAMDVQATFNELDKDSNGTLSEAEAGEDAVLHENFSQIDTNQDGQLSLNEFKKFIQ